DNA sequence from the Plodia interpunctella isolate USDA-ARS_2022_Savannah chromosome 12, ilPloInte3.2, whole genome shotgun sequence genome:
tactattcaacgataaaaatatttaaaattaaagaactAGGTACAACATTCCGAGTGAAAAATTAAACGCAAACGTCAAACAGCTATACTTAGCTGAGACAAGGAAGGAGGTGGGTCAAAATGGCGTGAAATTTTTGACGTAATGTATGGATGCTTTATAAACTAAGTTGCCTTTAACGACAAAACATCTCACAACTTAGCTTTCAGCCAGTCAAGATGGCCATTTTAACAATGCTTAATGCCCATAATAAAGTTTACCTTGTGCCTTAAACCAGCAAGTTATTAGATTTATGACACTGATGTTTTATGACAAACTTTCATAGCACCTGGCGTTATTTACAATTAGCCGTCGCAAACAGAAGACTAATGTAGAAAACAGCATCAAAATCTGCATAGTTTAGGCGTTAAGATTCATAGAAAGACGAGGAAAGCAAAGCCAGCCAAAAAAGAGCCAGCTCCAATCGTCGATTGTGGCGGTTTCGACTTTGCTAgttttttcttgtaaaaaagCTCACATACCAACTACGCAATGTAGGCACTTTTATTTGCGTGCTCATCTTCgagttatattatactatgcttgaaataaatgaggacgaataacaaaaaaaaataaaataaaactataaaatgaaTCACTGAATAAAAAGGTCTATGTACTAGGTATACTAGGTATGCAACTTTTGcgcaaaaaaatactaattggctagaattttattgttacaaagtGCGACATATTCTGACAAGGTGTGTCTGATAGTGGTATCGCTATCAGACGAGTTATTACATCACAACTAAAATAAGGGGTTAACGCCCggataataatgattttgtcCGGGCACAAACCATCTCTGATCTCAATTCCGAAATATCATACATTCTAGTGATAACAGTTAGTAAACGCGATGGAAGAGTAAATTTCCGTCCCTTTGTTAATTGTCttagatcaataaaaaaacaatatgaaCGCTATCTGtttttagcaataaataagTCGAGATGGAATATTTCTCTTATCTAGTTGGTAGCTACCGTAGGGCTAGACTATGGCGAGTAACGGGGGAACCACGGCCCAAGGAGACTTCGTTTTCGGCACAAAACTTACATTGTAGCTTCGTTTTggcttttaattttgtcataatattcAGTTACGCCACGAATTTTTTTTGCTTCTATCAACTACATTTGTACACCAGTTTGGTACAGACTTTATTTTGTGCCCCAAGCACCAGATGTCACGTAAGTGCCATGTCTCCACACTCAAATGCTACATTAAAACTCAAATTAAAACTCAAATTTACATTAGGATAATAATACGATTCTATGGAATTACTGTGCTTTTACGAGCACAGtttaagattaattttaaatgtagaattataaattaattgtcaaTCATTCAAAGATGGCTCAAAATTTGGTCATGGCAGCTTTacttcttcatattttttggCATCAGGTTTTctctaatttttattactgtaCAGTATcccaaaaataagttaatgtCTCCAAAATCACACCcgaatttccaaaatttaaagttttacttATATGTTGACCCCAGACTTTGCAGCATTACAGCCCCGAGTGAAACCTCAAAAGGCGAGATTTTATAGAGTGGCATAGAAAATCCATGACAACCAACCAAAGAGTTTCCTgtcctactaataatataaaggtgAACTAGATCTATGTCTATGTGTGTAATTTGTGGTTTTGGtccttattttttacattaaaatatttattattatttaatttgccaAGTCTTTCTCTCTTCTCGTCGTCACTCATTCAAGTCAAGAAATATTTGGCTAAGGGAgcttaaaaatatgcaattatGCAAATCTGAGATACTGTTTTGCAAAGTTTTCCATTAGACCCATGGTCCATGGACCCACCTGTCTGcacttacaataataatttgaattagaCTGAGATTCAAATATTCCTATTCTGTtaagtgtaatttattgtaatcagCAAAAGCGaagttttcataatttacattgataagagataaaaacacaataggATGTGGATGTCCAATACtatttgtagtaaatataaatatatttgcaatattatCCTCAGTTTTAAAGCTATATCATCAAATAGGTTTAGCATACAAGTTTGGGTTAGGTCAAATCCAACAATgactttcaatttttattcagtAATACTTGCTAGAATTAGATAAAAACTATTAAGTTTCAGAATAgtcaatcataaaatattattgagacCCCCCATAAAGAATGCAATTTTAGTTAGTCCCAAAGAGTTGATGAAGCATGCCATCCAATAAGAAAGTCACTCACCTGTATATCTTGCTAAAGTCATATAAAATGGTAACGCCCCTTTGGACGAGAGCTGGCGATCGGGATGAATTGTTGATCCTGGCTTCCACGAAGCTGGCACCAGGGAAACACTGCCTCACGACACGCCGGGCGCGCCAACCTGCCACAAATGCGACAATACGCCACTATGAGCTATAATGTCAGACACGATAACACGTTGCAACAATTTCATAGCAATTACAAACTATTCTAACCAATTTCTACGGATGCAATGTACGAACCAGCTGGCAAAAACGTGGTGACCACGAATGAACACCTACTGTGTGACACTATGCGCAAGTAAATATAGGATGTACGATATTCGATATTACGTCGGTACCTTCCACTGTCTATGACGGAGCGAAGCACCTCTTGTTATCTTTCAGAAGGAGACACACAACTATAATCACGATTTTACAAATACTAacgaacataaaataaatcaagattTCATCAAACTTAGCACGTTTCCGTGATAAAATCGAcgacagaaaataaatgaaactacaCACTTTCTTCTGTTTCGGGAACTGCGTTCACACCGGAAACGAGCACTTTTTTAAACTTGAAGTAGAGAATGATACATGTCTCCAAAAAAGTAGAATTggtctgaaaaaatatttcatttctaatTGTTTTGATTCGAATCGTAAACagaaatttacaataattacctATCTCACGAAAtacctaaacaaaaaaatctctGAAGTACAAAAATGTTGGCAACAGGAAAcagaaaaacttttaaaatgattgacatttcattttttattgtctatgggtaaataaaaacgtttgtatttttaggtcgttattttcttatttttgtatataaatgtcccgcattttttatttaggggGTAGCTAAATAGACAAAacaattcattatatttttttatataaatattgccaTACTACGGCTACAGTGAAACAAGTAGACGGTACAATGAAAACATAATGTCTAAATTTGATTGGACTACGAACCAAGTCACTGTATTTCATTGGTTTACATTTTTACCATATGATTATTATTGGTTTAGTTACAGATTCGATGATCTAAACAGCAACATGAACACGTGACGATAATGAAAACAAGCCTTTGAAATATCTGTCTTTTTGACAGATTGTTGCATGGAATATGAATGAATTTCTGTCGAAGTCGGCGTAAAATTCGATTTTTCgaattacctatttttttaactggTGTAAATATTAGAAAACGTAGCTtcgtgttatatttataaaaagtgttCATCAGAAATGGTAAGAACAaagttattcatttataatttttaggttatgtgtccttcaatatgaaaaacattttcaattatttttatactattacaGCATTCGTGTCGACAGTTATTGTATAGTTCAGCGCGGTGGAAATGTGCAATACCATTTAACATCAAAAGTAccattttaacaaaatcagATCAGGCAAGTACAAAGTCAATATTCAATCTTAGATAACTTCTTGATACTTCAGCTGTGTGCAGGCTTGTATTCTACTAGCCCTTTACATGTCCACCCTAGTTCATTTCtctatttacttaatttgcttccatatgttatttaatcatattgttaagtcattttatttaaaaaaataggtactgtAACCAATTCGtagttttaaagtaaaaaacgtGTTTATTTCAGTTAACATTACATGAATGCCGACACTACTCGGCGCGGAAAGGGTTCTTTTCGTCCATCATCGAAAATATAAAGGAGGACATTGCCAAGAACAAGGAAATGAAGGAGAACATAAAAAAGTTCAGAGAAGAAGCCCAGAAGCTGGAAAACTCAGAGGCTTTACAGGTACATCTTCATTATTtagcaatatttataaattttaatgttgacACTTCTGATACTGCATTATTTGTGGCACTGTGGTTTTTTTGGTGTGCTGGTAAGTGTGTCATGGTTTGTGGAGAGACGGCACATTGGCATACGGTGTCAAAGCTTTAATGTTATGGTTATGACATgtgtgttactctttcacataaaatatttgatatgtaCACACTTGTAAaatgaaaggtcccaggtttgaatcctattTGTGCACATGAGTCTATATACcagtctgactcatgtatagtaattttcattattcaccccttgcttccggtaaaaaagacattgtgaggaaacctgcactctgatTGGTTATCAGCTTGtatgtgaaatagagaaggcaatgatAAACCAATCCATTAATAGTGtagtttcattccatgtattGACCATgaccatgaggaatacaactataAAGAAATACGAGATACCCTGAACCTTATCTGAGTGTTTGAGCAGCCCTATCTTAAGATATTGGCTTTCCGTGCAATgcaacagtaatagtaaataatattattttattaggtactatttctattttcttttttatttattttagtctaTAGTGTGATATGGGTCATGTAGTTTACAAGTGcctgcaataaatgatttattattatataattattattaaataaagaagaagTTAAGTTCAGTGAACCCTAGGCTTTGATGCTCTATGGCCGAGGAAGGAATTGGGAATAGACATGAGAGAGAAAAGTCCAGtgcaacaaaattatttttacaatcaaATAATAAGCAAATTACAGtgagatagaaaaaaaacttaccaTATACATACTGGTgggttttgaaatatttttattctgtgaATATcatgtattttcaatttaaatttaatgctacataacaaactttatatacctacattttattgcattcttattattttggaggtaatataaaatgtctCAAAAACATGCTTTGCTACTGCTTTCGGCATCAAGCATACAAAGATtgctaaattatataaattaaccaAAATCAAACTCATTaaacattatgtaaaaattatttagatattttccaATTGGTCAAGTTAGAGTACAATTTGTATCTTAGAAAATCATCCAATTTATAGTATCACTTTTAAGCTAGTAGTACAAAGGAAGACTCAGTAGCAGCTTAAGGAAAAGAACATTATggatatttgatttaaataattttattgttctgTGGTGAAATTACtcaattgatttattacatAACACATGCGTCATTCTAtctaattttgtacacatcCACAATATGGGTATGTAGGTTGTTGCCGCTTCTTTTGCATCTTTTTTTATGAGTTTTGACAGTTTCAACCTGTCACAGaacaataaaaagttgaaaGTAGTTAATGCCACCATTTATTTGTCTCAATAAAAAATCAGTGATGCATGCCGAATACCCCGAAGTTTGGTGAACTCTGCCTTTGCCAAGatcatacaagctccatacaaatttttgtttgtgacattaaaaaaatatattttagtagttTGCAAATAGCCAATTTGAAAGTCCTCATTCCATTACAGGCTGCCAGAAAAAAGTTTCATGCAGTAGAGTCGGAAGCGTCCAAGAGTTCCGAAGTGCTGAAGGAGACCATAGAAGGCATTAAGGGCAAGATGGAGCATGTGCTGGAGGAAGCCAGCAAGTCGGAGATTGCCAAAAAAGCAGGTCAAATTCTGGATATTATGgattagataatttttttcctATGTAAAAATCAGCTTTTTTCTGACTGTGAGCTGTGTGAGAAGATGTGTGTATAAGTAatatagattaatatttactaactgtcgcccgcagcttcgcccgcggtaGTCTATATTTGATCTCAcgtcaaaatcggcccagcggtttagccgtgaaagcagacagaaactttcgcatttatataacGAATAATGGAAGTATGTACACTATTGTGTTTACTCATAAATGTAATCTATCTTTAATTGACAATTGGGCGGCAGAACCAGttaatttttgacgttaacaaGTGACGCATATTgtcctaaattgaattttgaattttaaaatttcaatttgaacaGGAAAGATATCGGAAGATATCTCGAAGACTGCAAAAGGCGCCGCGGAGAGCATAGCCGACAAGAGTCAGAAACTAGGACAAACGTCAgcttttaaaactatatctCAGGTACGTATTGTAAAGACAATACACGaggtaatattataacacTGCACAGTTAGGCCACAGGAGTAAGATAGTAGGTGCTCCATAGTATCCATGCTTTAACTCCATGTTATATAActctacaaatatatttagttgtttACTCGTGACCCGTTTGTTTCGTCAGCGTAGAATTAGTTATTTGAGACTTTGcattatattagtatgtatgggttaataatgtatgtatttattgtaggCGACAGCGGTGGTGAAGGACGAGATGGCGCCGCGCGGTCTGGAAGGCCGAGTGTACACCGCGCCCAGCGAACTGCGCAAGCGCGTACAGGTCagctgtctctctctctctctctctctctctctctgtctagattttttaatttattgttaattccCTCCATGTCAATCGCAGTGAAAAGAATAGTGATACTACCTATAATAGTATACTGTACTTGTCACTTCGATGATCAAAAAGCACATTCGATTATCAAAATGTCATTATTCATGTCGATTTACGATGTTGGTGtatctttacatataaaacaaagtcctcagCCTCATCTGCCTGTCTTTTTGCTATAAATTGGAAcactactgcacagattttcatgcagttttaaccaatagatagtgcgatTACTGAAGAAGGttcaaatgtataatttattatgttattacccgagcgaagcagggacgggccgttagtaatgttaactacatatttattgttaacagATAGCATCAGAAGATCGAACGTTCGCGCCGGACACAGAGACAGTGGGAGTAGAACTGCATCGTGACTCCAAGTTCTACCAGCAGTGGGAGGACTTCAAGAACAACAACCAGTATGTCAACAAAGTGAGTGCTGCTACTCGTTTTGTTTCTTGCTGTAAAACGCTCAAGTCTGCGTGTTTAGTTTGTATTACAAACTCATgaggcacgagtagaattcgaacgtGGGACCTTATCGATCACAGACGTCTTAACCACTCGGCCACCACCGCTCCGACAAAGCGATAGGTGACAAACTAATGTAAGttttcaaagtaaatattacttCCCCAGGTATTAGATTGGAAGATAAGGTACGAAGAATCCGACAATCCTGTGGTGAAAGCGTCGCGCTTCGTCACCGAGAAGATGGCCAACTTGTTCGGCAACATCTTCGAGAAGACCGAGCTCTCCAAAACGCTCACCGAAATCTGCAAAGTCGACCCCAACTTCTCTTCGCAGAAGTTCCTCGAAGACTGTGCCAACGACATCATACCGAACATTCTAGAAGCGATGGTCCGCGGTGACCTCGATATACTCAAAGATTGGTGCTACGAAGGCGTTTTCAACATTCTTGCCACACCGATCAAACAGTGCAAGCAGTTAGGTTATCATCTAGATTCCAAAATCTTGGACATCGAGCAAATCGAGCTAGTCATGGGCAAAATGATGGACCAAGGACCAGTTTTAGTCATCACATTCCAGTCTCAGCAGATCATGTGTGTCCGGGACTCAAAAAACAGGGTCATCGAAGGTGACCCGGATAAGGTGATGAGGGTTAATTATGTGTGGGTTCTGTGTAGGGATCCCCAGGAATTGAATCCGAAGGCCGCGTGGAGACTGTTGGAACTATCAGCCAATAGCGTAGAACAGTTAATTTAGGTGTAGTTGTATTACTTAGTTGAATTAAATCGTTGACATTTTGTTATGGTTTCAGTAGACTGGATCCCACCCGATATCCTGTGGCAGGCTTTCGGTTGTGGCGCGGTCGTTGTGGAAATATCGACTTATGTCGTCGAATCGCCTAAAATTTTATGACTTACGAATTTATTATCGAGAGAAATAAGGGAGAAAATATCGAAATCGTGAACAGATCACTGTTGAACCACctctgtatatataataaaaaatatgttctgtaTAATTATGAGTGTAATTGAAATATGTAACCTATTTTCAATGACATCAGAAACAGATAATTTGTTCATTTTCGTATTTttgattctttattttatcgatTGCTCCTATATTAAGTCTTTGGCGATGAATCGATTGAAGGTCTAAAATTCGACACAGCGATATGCGTCACGCAATATGTACATAAGGACAATCCTAAGCTTTATTAAATAGAAgtgttttaacatttttgttcaACAGTTTCATATTTAACGACAGTGTATTCCAGgaatttgttacattttagttttattgttcAGCGAACTAAGGAATGTGAAAAAAGGagttataatatgtacttgGACTGAAACTCGGTATGTTTTACAGTTCTCTGAGCATTTTACGTTTTGAACAGccatttatgtttattttgtaactatattagttttttttatatttattaattgtttaataaatactttatttatttcaaccgTTTTCGATTTGTTTTGGTAGTTTGAGAATTCCATTGGAGTTATTTTGTATAGTAGCGATCTTCGTACGATGTTAGCTTTGGCGTAAGtcttatcatttttaaatcttgTTAGGGTTCGATTCcctgtattaaatatttgtgctTTAGCTGTGTTTGgtaacagtttttatttacgttcTTCTCAGCGTTTACGTTTACCATTTTTGTCCATATTTTCGGGCTGTTTTTCCTCGGGAAGGGAAAGTTGGATGTTTTCTCTTCAGAAACAGAATAGAGTGGAGAAGATTCTCTCTTCCTTGGAGAAAGTATAGaattctcttttttttttggagaGAGTAAAGAACATTCTCTGTTCCTTGGTAAAGCACAtgctaaaatatacataattatattttatcttcgGGAAGAGAACAAGTGTCAGAGGTTTTAGAAGATTAGTTTCCATCGTAAGATATTCTTCCGATGGTGATATGCGAGAAATGAAACCAGTGAActcaataaacaatttattagaGGCACATTGATAGAGACGGGCACGCCATCTTACATTACGCATATGTATTTACAGGACCTACATTAGTGcttattattaactaaatggaaaatgttaaataagaTGATCCTACCTGTGACTAGGTTACGAACGAAACGCGAAATGTGTATTAACTACGGCGCGGCCCCATTGCTgcgtcgtgctccgttgcgccGGCGCAGCCGTGCGGTGCCGTTTTACATAGGTTTTTTGACATTTCCTGCGTCGACATATGGAAATTCCAATTTATGCGTTGATCCGTTGACGGACGTCAACGTAACGAAGGACTACGGAGCAATGAGGACGGGCCCTAAATGCTCGTATTACGTCAGGCTTACATAAAAAGGTGCAAGTACTATCGTGCATAGATACGTGTCGAGCTGTATTGAGCTATAATTCATAAGATATAACGCTCGTTTCAGCTTGGCCGTATCTTCATATGTCGTTGGAACTCCTAATTATGGACCTGAAGTAATCCGTGCGGAATAAGCTGtggcttataaaaataatacttagatTTTCTGccctttaaaaaaacaaatttaacacaaaacgatgtaaaataatttgtactcAATGAAGGCatcagaaattattttaataaaccacaataataacttaaatataaacttaattgCAAAACATGATTCCATCTTAATTGAATAATTCAAATACATAGTGccatagaaataataattaaattctt
Encoded proteins:
- the LOC128674212 gene encoding mitochondrial import inner membrane translocase subunit TIM44 — its product is MHSCRQLLYSSARWKCAIPFNIKSTILTKSDQLTLHECRHYSARKGFFSSIIENIKEDIAKNKEMKENIKKFREEAQKLENSEALQAARKKFHAVESEASKSSEVLKETIEGIKGKMEHVLEEASKSEIAKKAGKISEDISKTAKGAAESIADKSQKLGQTSAFKTISQATAVVKDEMAPRGLEGRVYTAPSELRKRVQIASEDRTFAPDTETVGVELHRDSKFYQQWEDFKNNNQYVNKVLDWKIRYEESDNPVVKASRFVTEKMANLFGNIFEKTELSKTLTEICKVDPNFSSQKFLEDCANDIIPNILEAMVRGDLDILKDWCYEGVFNILATPIKQCKQLGYHLDSKILDIEQIELVMGKMMDQGPVLVITFQSQQIMCVRDSKNRVIEGDPDKVMRVNYVWVLCRDPQELNPKAAWRLLELSANSVEQLI